The sequence below is a genomic window from Variovorax paradoxus B4.
GCTGCCGGTGGTGCGCATTGCCGCACCCGAAGGCGCCTACGACTACCAGAACAAGTACTTCACCGACGACGTGAAGTACCACTGCCCGAGCGGCCTGCCCGAAGCCGAGGAGCACGAGATCCAGCGCATCACGCTGGCCGCGTACCACACGCTCGGCTGCCGCGGCTGGGGCCGCGCCGACGTGATGATCCGCGCGAGCGACCGCAAGCCTTTCCTGCTCGAGATGAACACTTCGCCCGGCATGACCAGCCATTCGCTGGTGCCCATGTCGGCGCGCGCGGCGGGCATTGCCTACGAAGACCTGTGCCTGCGCGTGCTGGCCTCGGCTTCGCTGGATGCCGCGGGGGGAGCGCAATAGCCATGGCCGACAGCATTCCCGTGCCCTTCGACGTCAAGCTCATGAACATCGTCTCGAACCTTGCGTTCGTGGTGGTGGCGCTCATGCTGCTGGCGGCGGGCGCATGGTGGGTGCTGCGCCAGCCGTTCTTTCCCATCGGCGGCATCAAGGTCGATGGCGACGTGACGCACAACAACGCCGTGACGCTGCGCGCCAACGTCGCGCCGCAGCTCGCGGGCAACTTCTTCACCGTCGACCTGGCGCGCGCGAGAACCGCCTTCGAGTCGGTGCCCTGGGTGCGCAAGGCGGTGGTGCGGCGCGAGTTCCCGAACAAGCTGCGCGTGACGCTGACCGAGCAGGTGCCGGTGGCCAACTGGGGCGACGAGGCCGCCTCGAAGCTGATCAACGGCTTCGGCGAGGTGTTCGAAGCCAACGTGGCCGAGGTGGACGACCGGCTGCCGCGGCTCGACGGTCCCATCGAGCAGGCCGGGCAGGTGCTCGGCATGTACCGCGTGATTGCACCGCTGT
It includes:
- a CDS encoding cell division protein FtsQ/DivIB; this encodes MADSIPVPFDVKLMNIVSNLAFVVVALMLLAAGAWWVLRQPFFPIGGIKVDGDVTHNNAVTLRANVAPQLAGNFFTVDLARARTAFESVPWVRKAVVRREFPNKLRVTLTEQVPVANWGDEAASKLINGFGEVFEANVAEVDDRLPRLDGPIEQAGQVLGMYRVIAPLFQPYDFSVEELTLSSRGSWKVVLDTGAEIELGRGQAEEVTARTQRFLKTVTQVAGQYRRTAADVEGADLRHNDAYALRLRGVTTVVADPKTKKK